tttgtttattctgtttaaaaagaaaataaaacaaaaatgaaaaagatttcATTCATATCCTTTCTGGTAACAATTCTCATATGACCTTATACCAGACACTGATACACATGTAACTCCACTCACACTTTTTTTAAACAGATACTCACGTTTTTTGGCTTACCACTTCAATTccgtttcaatttttttttgtttttgtgtttaaaaagaacataaaataaaaataaaaagattccTTCATATCCTTTCTGAAAGAGTCTTCTCTCTGTTACTTATTCTCTTCATTTTCCCAAGTTACTTATTCTCTCCATTTTCCTAAGTACCCACTTGGACGGAAGCCAACATTTCGTATAACAATTCTCATGTGACCTCATACTATACATTAATAAACATGTAACTCCACTCACACTTATTTACACATACTCACGTTTTTTGACTTACCACTTAAATTccgtttcaattttttatgtttttgtgtttaaaaagaacataaaataaaaatgaaaagattccTTCATATCCTTTCTGAAAGAGCCTTCTCTCTATTATTTATTCTCTCCATTTACCCAAGTTACTTATTCTCTCCATTTTCTCAAGTACCCACTTGGACGGAAGCCAACATTTCTGATAACAATTCTCATGTGACCTTATACCATACACTGAATCACATGTAACTCCACTCACACTTTTTTACACATATTCACGTTTTTTGGCTTACCACTTCAATTTCATATCCATAGACACACGGATTATTCGTATGATAAGCATCTTTAGATCTTATGTCCAATCTTTATTTTGCGGTATCGAGTCACACAGGAGCACGATGAAGATCGAGGAGTAGATAGGCAAAAAAACAGAGCAGGCGGACAGAAAACAACCTAATGATTTACGTGACTAGTTTATCGcgctatttttattaattgatatttaatagaattttttcaaaatgatttgaaccataaataattaatattagagATCTCTTAATATTAAGAGTAAACATGAAAAGTAATAATTCCCGTGATACattaaaagtaacaaataaaaaaaatattcttaggattatgaataaataaataaaaaatatcaataaagaatactttttattttatttcaattatcgTTTAGCTCAAAGAAAACATCCCAAAAATGATtatcactttttaaaaatttcaaaattaaactagtccattatttttaaatatggcTTAATTTTAAAGGAACGTTTTTTTTTCCCTAAAAATATTGctcaattcttaaaaaaaaaaaaactaggagtaataaataagaataacTTAATAATTTAAGCATTGtgtttattattaatatacGTGCATGAACAAATGCTAAACCAATAGTTAATATctcttctctttcatttttccaAATTCTTGTTGGATTAGTAGTAACACatgcaataaattaaattttgtggCTATAATTTAATTGCCCAAAATAAATCCCTAGTCATAATTTATACTACCAACAGATTAAATTTGACAAACAAAATACTCcaacttaataaattaaacatgaatattATCTAGATAAATGTCTCCATATTATTATATTACCAACCGAAGAGTGCTTCCTCTCGTTGATTAGTTCAAACGATTTTAATTTGCTTTTGTTTAGTGGACATTGATGACATTGAAATTTTATagagattttttttagaattttttcaataaattagatAAGTTCAACGCATTTAGGGTGTGTTTCGTATGATGGtaattttctagaaaatattttgttggaAAACAAGTGATTTCTCTTTTCATGTTTGGTTAgagagtaaaaaatattttctaatgtttgataggtgaatgaaaaatattttttttcttttttttttttgcttgagACTAAGAAAATACTCTTCAAGAATATAATTTCTGATCCGAAAATCAATTCCCATAATTGATGTAGGATCCGACCCCGACACACAAACTAGGACAAGAATCTGATGACCGTTCCAAAATCCGGCCCTAAGATCTGACCttggacaaaaaaaattcaaaattggtGGCTAGGGTCGGGGCGAGATggcataaaaaatgaaaatttaaaatttgaaatatttttttaaaatattaattttgaaaaaaaagacgGTAGCGGCATGGGTGGGGGtggagtaaaaaataattttttttaaaattttgaaatatttttcaaaaataaaatttttttaaatgagaaTGGGTGGGGTAAGGGCGGCgtaaaaacgaaaaaaaaaagtaatttcatatttgaaaattttaaaagttaaatatattttttttaatagagagggtctACCAGGTATGGATAgggtaagaaaaaaattaaaagataaaatagagttttttttaaattttgaaagggaaattatttttttaattcgagagaaatgaattaatttaaaaaatattttaaatcaacaaacgtgaataaatattttcctCCGTACTAAACATACCATTAGAAATTGGGAGGCAGCCAAAGCAGTCTCCCCTTTCAGCTATAGGACACACTTCCACCTCCGGCGAAGTCAAACTATAGCTGCCAAGGGTTAGTGTGGGAGGTAAAAATGTTGTTTTTCTCATACTTCAACGATCTAGTGGGAAGGAAAGTGACTGTGGAACTGAAAAACGATTTGGCTATCGAGGAACACTACATTAAGTTGATCAGTATTTCTAGGGGCGGATTTATGTATATACTAAGTATATGTCATGCGATACTgcttgttaaaatatttttctaaatatatctaataaaaagaggaaaattaCGTGGCTAAGCAAACtcatactatttaattattcattatagctatagtttgctataattaccattTGCgactaatattatacattaattacgtgggctgacttcgagtttgtcatgttagtatatgtataattcaccaagatatacaaatacatatgtataatatacaatttttaacctatatacatatacaatttacctctctcgctcgcctctctcctctttctCCCAGTCTCGCgctcctctctcctccctctcccaatctctcttgtcatatatacaaatatatatctgtataatatacaattatctaaccaatatacatatacaattcacctttctcccgctcttttccccctctctctcgtctcactcctctctctcccaatctcgctctcCTATTTCCTTCATATagcatgtagctacaaattgtaattatcaaactatagttatggagagcaatcaattatttttaagcGGCTTTATGTGAGTTtcccataaaaaaaataacgaatttgatgaatataaatgataaactagaaattgatttgaattataataaattactaTGTTAGTGAGAATAATCATTATATGAGATGTAAATGatttaaaaagtaattatatgaattataaattttatttagttttaagaATTCCCACATGGAAAAAAGAATGAGAATCTGGTCTCTTTATGGACTTGGACAATCCTCACTTCATAAGCTAGCTTTTGAAGTTAAATTAGACCCAAGATCTATCTCTACATGGCATCAGAATCAGACTCATTCTAATTTCTTTGTTCACCGATGTTGGCCCCCCATATTATAGTTTTAATGCTCCAGTTAACGAGATCTGGGCGTGTAGGGGAGTGTTAAGAATTTTCACATcgagaaaatgatgaaatttgatctccttatatggacttagaCAATCCTCTCTTCATAAACTAGCGTATTCCCACATCAAAAAAGGGATGAGAATTTGGTCTCGTATCCTCCTTTATAAACTAGTTTTTGGGATTGAGTTATACCTAAGATTTATCTTTACATTTACATATGAAAGAAAtggttagtagatataaatATGAGATTGTTtttacaaattataaaattatgggtcaatttttgtatttgaaaaatctcatatcatgatttttgaagaatttgatATTAAATCAGTGTAAAATCACATGTCCAAATGctaatttcatctcatgatttcatatcgTGATATCAGATTGCATATCCAAATGCCTACTAAGTTATCCATATTTATTATAGtagatgtttttaaaaataaaacaaaattgagcaatatattttttaaacaaaaatattttttttaaaaaaaaaaattaggatatAGTAGAAATTTGTTGACTACTTCAATTTTGAATTCTTAAAAAATGATACtaattattttagaatattttggTTAAAGCTAAAACCACtgtaaatataaaattgaaaatattccATAGgttcacttttatttattcactATTTTATCAGtagatttttatttacttatcaCATCTAACTTATTAATATTCCATGTTTTAGCTTTAGCATTAATTATGTATTCCCCAAATCAATAGcgtatatatatttgtttgtttgtgtTATTGCCTATCTGTGTTTGGTGTGTATTCCTCCccatgaatttttatttctcatcCTATAATTTATCCCCCTCCTCTTCATCATGCTCCTGTGCGTATATATGTGTAACTCGATACCTCAACATCAATATCGGAGATAAAATGTAAAGAGTGTTTATCGTATGAACAATTCTCGTGTCCAAATGTGTGCGGAATGAAATTGAAGTAGTAAGCCAAAAAATGTGAGTATGTGTGAAAAAGCGTGAGGGTAGTCATGTGTGTATAGCATGAGGTCACATGAAAATTGTCACAAAAAATGATACGAGGTGAAGGAAtcttttcactttttattttattttcattttaaacaaagtaaataaaaaagatatatattttatttttgttttaaacagagtaaacataaaaaaaattattagagtGGGTCAAAAATCccgtgtctatatatatatatatgagaaatgGGGAAGCAAATCAACAAGCTTAATTACCATTGCATAGAAGTAATTATCTAAGGATTAAGTAGTGTTCTGTTAAATTAATAATGGCTTTTGCATTATTATCATCACCATCACTTGTTTCAGTTTGTGACAAAACCTTTATCAAACCTTCTTCTCTCACCCCACCAACTCTTAGATACCACAAACTGTCTTACATTGATCAATTCCATAGTAATATGTATATTCCTTTGGCACTTTTTTACCCTAAAGTACAACAAAGAGAGGGGTCAACTGATAATGAACTATCCCATATAGCTCACTTGCTACAAACATCTCTATCAAAAACTCTAGTCTCTTACTATCCTTATGCTGGAAAATTGAGAGACAATGCTACTATTGATTGTAACGATATGGGAGCTGAGTTTTTAAGTGTTCGAATAAATTGTACCATGTCTGAAATACTTGATCATCCTGATGCATCTCAAGCAGAGAGTATAGTTTTTCCCAAGGACTTGCCTTGGGCGAATAACTATGAAGGTGGTAATTTACTTGTGGCACAAGTAAGTAAGTTTGATTGTGGGGGAATAGCTATCAGTGTGTGCTTATCGCACAAGATTGGTGATGGAACCTCTGTGCTTAATTTCGTTAATGATTGGTCTCGTATGACTTATAGTCCTATGACAACAACTTTGGCTCCTAAATTTGTAGGAGATTCTATTTTCtcatcaaataattataatcctATTATTGCACCACAAATGTTGTCTAATGTCAGTGAATGTGTAcaaaaaagaatcatttttcataaaaccAAGTTGGACGCACTTCGAGCTAAGGTAATCATATCACAAactctattattattatttgcttTTCTCATGTTTCCATTTATACGATATAATTTGACATGATATTTATGAGTAAAGGTAGCAGCAGAATCGGGAGTAGAAAATCCAACCAGGGCTGAAGTAGTGAGCGCGATACTTTTCAGATGTGCAATTAAGGCAGCATCAAGTACAACTACTTCAATGGTTCCATCAAAGTTTGTTCACTTTTTAAACGTACGTAGTATGATGAAATGTCGTCAAAGTGCCATTGGGAATATCTTGTCGATTTTCTCGACAACAGCAACTAAGGAAGAAGACATTGAGTTGCCAACGTTGGTTCGTAATTTAAGGAAGGGAGTTGAGGAGTCGTACAAGAAAGATCAAGTGGAACAAAATGAATTGATCTTAGAAGTAGTAGAATCGATGAGAAAAGGGAAGAAACCATTTGATGATGAATATGAGAATGTGTATTCTTGTAGTAATGTTTGTAGATTTCCATTTTATAATGTTGATTTTGGATGGGGAAAACCTGAAAGAGTTGGTTTACCAAATGGCCCTTTCAAGAATTTATTCTTCTTGAAAGATTTGAAGATTGGTCAAGGTGTTGATGCGCGGGTAATGTTGCAGAAGCAACATATGTCTGAATTTGAACGCGATGAGGAGCTCCTTCAACTTATTTCCTAATTGCACTTCATTTATGTTGTGATGTCTTTGTTTCGATTCATCTAGCTAATTAATATTTACTAGTTTATCTTCGGGAGGGTTCAATAAATTAGTGGCTTCTTCATGAATTACGTAAATgtctatattgaataatattagtattttatgTGTTACATGTGCATCTCGTATGTTCACTCAGTGACTATCCTTGCTGTTTAACTATCCTCGCTGTTACACTATATGCTTGTGTTCACTCCATGCATTAACATTATTAAAGATACAATTGccctcataaattttttttacatcctttcaattatatttttgtaattatttttgtaaacaaatatttttatctaaaaaaaattatgtaatgcaTCACATTTTTAATACACCAAACCAAATATTGCATAAAAGAATCTCATCATAACTAATTCAAGCATTATTACTACAGTATATTTTgcattattcttatacactctaccaaaaGACTTGTTGAATTTTCCTCTCattgatacatatatattcacTTGTTTGATATTTCTGCAagatttaaaaagtaaataaaagaaggaaaagaagtaAAACGAAAAAGATGTCtgacaacaaaaataaattattgagaaaaactaattaaatcatGAACTATTTCGACAagaataaatacataaataaagaattggtggatacaatttttttaaaaaaaaaattaaggtcAGTGGGTATAAGTTCTATTgactattttattaattcatcaaaacaaaagaaaatagaaggTCTGTACATCAagctaaattaaatttaaaagaaaaaaaaagctaaaCAAAGTTAGAAATGTTTCCAAATTGAAATTGGAAAATTCAGAGTTCTTCATTTTGCTAGCCAGCTTTTCAAGCTTCAATGCATCCATCCATTTTCCTCCATTCAATTAAGgtataatttatgtattctCCTTCctgtttcttgattttccttGTTTTCCTATTCATCTTCCCGTTCTCTCCTTATtaggacaaaaaataataaagtgtaatgcggaagctagcaaaacAAATCTCGAAAGTTtataagaaagaaaacaaacgagaaatatatcaaaagacacaaagatttaatgtGGTTCAATCAATTGACCTATATCCACAAAGGAGAGGAGTAATCCActatataaatatgagagtacaaaacaTAGACAGAAACAACCTCAACTAATTTACTCAGGATACAtgagaggttcacacaagtgataacgtatcaagcttgtgacccacaaattctctcCCTAacaaaaactctcaaagcccttgaGATTACATTGTGAATGCTCATTAAGTTAGacggaacatgcctctatttatagaaaaccaaaatcttttcctacaagaacaatgattagtcaatccaaaattctttcctaaaaagaaaaacctagttatgataagaaatttaggacaaataaCTCCTATTTATCTCATTGATTTGTGTCCACATTTTGCTCATATGCTTGTTATTCTTGAATTTGTTGCACCTAATCGAATTGTATTATTCTTGAACGATGACGTTTTTCTGACTTCTATTTGGGAACTACTCATATACTTCATACTTTACTGTATTACATTACTTGCTTTAAAAAGAAgataattaaatactaaactttaattatgttaacacttcaaataaatgttttgtcttttataataaaaaaaaaagctaaaaaataaatacgATTCCAGCCCTTAGAGGTGTGCCACATCAATTAGTCTAACATCCTCCATATATATAATAGGAAATTTTTTCGCACTTTACACAATGGCTAAAAATTTTCggaattatttttatgaaattcacCTCTCGTGTGATTTACAATATTAAATCTATCTTCCTTATTTTGACTTTTTCAAAATCAgtctttaaatatatttaaaataaatataaattaattataatttgataactttttccttttttcttcatattaaattattaatccacactatttttaaaaatgacttatataatgatAAAATCAATCGATATGAAGACGTGTGAAtctttgtttggtaaaaaagaacacatttaatatttataatatatattatagtataaatttattaaataagtcaTGTTTCTAATAATATGCATTATATGAAGAaactaacacaaaaaaaaataaatttgttaagttataattaatttatatttattttaaataatgtcaaaaaatggctaaaaaaattaaaataaagaatgtATGCGTAATATCGTAAACTAGAGAAAAGGTGAATATTATACAGAGTAACCCAATGAAATTATCCTATTTATTCTTAGAAAGTGAATTTTTGATCTCTATCAATATCGTCTTCTTTTTTCAACGGTTATAACATCATTAATTGTTCTACTTATATTATATAATCAAGATAAATACTaacatgaattatttttttgataaacttaacaattaatattgaataaaagaaagaatttgttCTTAAAATGATgtcatagtatatatatatatatatatatatatataNNNNNNNNNNNNNNNNNNNTATATCTGAGTTCAGAGcctaaagggtaaaaaatttgataaaagttTTGAAAGGgcacattaaattttttaaaaccaaaTGGGTAAAATCGCTATCGGCGTAGCGATTTTTTGTCACTCCATTACTCCCGTTAAAGTTCAAAATCGCTGACCCACGAGCGATTctctccaaaatatttttttgattattttaaagaatattcCTATTAAAAAGTTAAATCGCTGGCTGTGCAACGATTTTGgccaagaaaaatattttaaaattaaattcagatggaaaattttagaacaaaaaaaaagattttggctaaaaaaaattaattttataaagtcgCGGAAATTTATGTTACTAATTGGCTAAGTAGTTTGGTGCACTTACTAATTAACTCTACTAAAATCGCTGCAAAGAGCAgcgatttcttctttttttaaaaaaaaaaggtttccacaaaatttatataacgCTGCAACAGCagcgattttaaaaaaaaacattaaggaAAATCGCTGCTAAGGCaataatttccaaaaaaaaataaagtaattattttttggcAAAAACGCTGCAGGGGTAGCAATTtttcaggaaaaaaaaagttggacaACATCAGCGTTTTTGATCTGTCAAAGGTGTCAAAACAAAATCGCTACTTTAGTAgagattttgcccttttggttagaaaaaattttaatgtgcgtttttaaattttttgtcaattttctttGCCCTTTAGGCTCCAGACTCACATATATCCTTTAATTAGTTTCATTTCTATTGTACATAGCAAATATTTTGTAGTAAATTATGATACACATACATACAAGCATTTATCAACAATTGAccattttaatttcttctgagagcaatttacaaaaataattatatttataggGTTAATAAATATCAATAGCTATAAGTATGTTATTTACAATAAATAACCATAATTTATACTACTTTTTAGTTgtatttttgtatagttttttatttttttatttatacattaataCATCTTTAAgtataacaaatttaaaaaagagtTGACCCTAAATATAACCCACTGTGGACATTACGTCCATACAATGAGCAACTTCCCATAATTAACTTTATAActaaaaattacttatttaaagACGATCAGATCATATTCTTTATCAGTTTAGCGAAAATTGTGATACATCATACTCAATTTTCTTGTTGTCTccatatttcttattttgttgtcGTGAaggtatttatatatatatatatatatatatttgttaattcaagttattattgtaagcaaattGTTGAATTTGTGAATGAAGGTTAAGTATTTCATTTTGAATAGGTGAACTACATGACAATAGATACACTAGttgataaacaaaaaatgaatacaGCGATGTAGAATATAATGAATACATTATTGTTAAACACAAAAATGAATACCTTGGATACAACTATACTTGTATTTCCNNNNNNNNNNNNNNNNNNNNNNNNNNNNNNNNNNNNNNNNNNNNNNNNNNNNNNNNNNNNNNNNNNNNNNNNNNNNNNNNNNNNNNNNNNNNNNNNNNNNNNNNNNNNNNNNNNNNNNNNNNNNNNNNNNNNNNNNNNNNNNNNNNNNNNNNNNNNNNNNNNNNNNNNNNNNNNNNNNNNNNNNNNNNNNNNNNNNNNNNNNNNNNNNNNNNNNNNNNNNNNNNNNNNNNNNNNNNNNNNNNNNNNNNNNNNNNNNNNNNNNNNNNNNNNNNNNNNNNNNNNNNNNNNNNNNNNNNNNNNNNNNNNNNNNNNNNNNNNNNNNNNNNNNNNNNNNNNNNNNNNNNNNNNNNNNNNNNNNNNNNNNNNNNNNNNNNNNNNNNNNNNNNNNNNNNNNNNNNNNNNNNNNNNNNNNNNNNNNNNNNNNNNNNNNNNNNNNNNNNNNNNNNNNNNNNNNNNNNNNNNNNNNNNNNNNNNNNNNNNNNNNNNNNNNNNNNNNNNNNNNNNNNNNNNNNNNNNNNNNNNNNNNNNNNNNNNNNNNNNNNNNNNNNNNNNNNNNNNNNNNNNNNNNNNNNNNNNNNNNNNNNNNNNNNNNNNNNNNNNNNNNNNNNNNNNNNNNNNNNNNNNNNNNNNNNNNNNNNNNNNNNNNNNNNNNNNNNNNNNNNNNNNNNNNNNNNNNNNNNNNNNNNNNNNNNNNNNNNNNNNNNNNNNNNNNNNNNNNNNNNNNNNNNNNNNNNNNNNNNNNNNNNNctatatatatatatatataattgtctTCATAAATCAACATTTTAACTTGTGCTTATATAATactagaaatatatatataattgtctTCATAAATCAACATTTTAACTTGTGCTTATATAATACTAGAAGTTTCTTTGTATATAAATATGGATACATTTCAACACTGTTGTTAAGCAAAAATATGAATACATTAAACAAACGAGCAAAAAAAGATACAATTTGTGAGCATCAAACTATACAAGTATAGATACATTAGACAAACGAgcaaaataatacaatttgtGGGTATCAAAGGTGTTTCTTCGATCTGTACCTACATTGTATTGTGACAACATGAGTGCTTTGTATATGACAGTTAATCCAGTTATGCATATTAGAACTAAACATGTTGAAATGGCCTA
This window of the Solanum pennellii chromosome 2, SPENNV200 genome carries:
- the LOC107010671 gene encoding acylsugar acyltransferase 3-like, producing the protein MAFALLSSPSLVSVCDKTFIKPSSLTPPTLRYHKLSYIDQFHSNMYIPLALFYPKVQQREGSTDNELSHIAHLLQTSLSKTLVSYYPYAGKLRDNATIDCNDMGAEFLSVRINCTMSEILDHPDASQAESIVFPKDLPWANNYEGGNLLVAQVSKFDCGGIAISVCLSHKIGDGTSVLNFVNDWSRMTYSPMTTTLAPKFVGDSIFSSNNYNPIIAPQMLSNVSECVQKRIIFHKTKLDALRAKVAAESGVENPTRAEVVSAILFRCAIKAASSTTTSMVPSKFVHFLNVRSMMKCRQSAIGNILSIFSTTATKEEDIELPTLVRNLRKGVEESYKKDQVEQNELILEVVESMRKGKKPFDDEYENVYSCSNVCRFPFYNVDFGWGKPERVGLPNGPFKNLFFLKDLKIGQGVDARVMLQKQHMSEFERDEELLQLIS